The following proteins come from a genomic window of Halomarina ordinaria:
- a CDS encoding ester cyclase: MTTTDTRSQSNAETQRRFVSEVWNGRNLDAVPEFLAPDAVVYDPTYPDPIRGPEEYAAYVRDTLAAFPDFRVDQHAVLADGDRLMTHYTLSGTNEGPLGPLPPTGRTVELDGTAVLRYADGRIVEDRAFVDTGDLRRQLGLSFPAVLVTGPRLVVRAIRGRS; this comes from the coding sequence ATGACGACCACTGACACCCGTTCACAGTCGAACGCAGAGACGCAACGCCGGTTCGTCAGCGAGGTCTGGAACGGGCGAAACCTCGACGCCGTCCCCGAGTTCCTCGCGCCCGACGCCGTCGTCTACGACCCGACCTACCCCGACCCGATACGCGGTCCCGAGGAGTACGCGGCGTACGTCCGCGACACGCTGGCCGCGTTCCCCGACTTCCGCGTCGACCAGCACGCCGTCCTCGCGGACGGTGACCGCCTCATGACCCACTACACCCTCTCGGGGACGAACGAGGGGCCGCTTGGACCGCTCCCGCCGACGGGCCGGACCGTCGAACTCGACGGGACCGCGGTGCTCCGCTACGCCGACGGCCGCATCGTCGAAGACCGTGCGTTCGTCGACACCGGGGACCTCCGCCGACAGTTGGGCCTCTCGTTCCCGGCGGTACTGGTCACGGGGCCGCGATTGGTGGTACGGGCGATACGGGGACGGTCGTGA
- a CDS encoding gamma carbonic anhydrase family protein, translated as MVVRSLDGVEPTIAESAYVDETAVVIGDVTVEADASVWPNVTLRGDSGAIVLREGSNVQDNAVCHEGTEIGPYVTVGHTAIVHAATVEERAMVGMGSVVLDDAVVGERALVAAGAVVTEGTEVPPNTLVAGTPARVVKEVEDSPWAQAGDHYVERARRHAEHSRRID; from the coding sequence ATGGTCGTGCGAAGTCTGGACGGAGTCGAGCCGACGATAGCCGAGAGCGCGTACGTGGACGAGACCGCCGTGGTCATCGGGGACGTGACCGTCGAGGCGGACGCGAGCGTCTGGCCGAACGTCACCCTCAGAGGGGATTCGGGAGCCATCGTCCTCCGGGAGGGGTCGAACGTCCAGGACAACGCGGTCTGTCACGAGGGGACCGAGATCGGCCCGTACGTCACCGTCGGCCACACCGCCATCGTCCACGCCGCGACGGTCGAGGAACGCGCGATGGTCGGGATGGGGTCGGTCGTCCTCGACGACGCCGTCGTCGGCGAGCGAGCGCTCGTCGCCGCCGGCGCCGTGGTCACCGAGGGGACCGAGGTGCCGCCGAACACGCTCGTCGCCGGGACGCCGGCGAGGGTCGTGAAGGAAGTCGAGGACTCGCCGTGGGCACAGGCGGGCGACCACTACGTCGAGCGCGCGCGTCGGCACGCCGAACACAGCCGCCGCATCGACTGA
- a CDS encoding BtpA/SgcQ family protein: MHDWFTDDPVVGMVHLPPLPGAPRYDGDREAIRDRALADARALVDGGVDAVLVENFGDAPFYPDDVPNHTVAELTAHVAAVRDAVDRPVGVNVLRNDATAALSVAAATGSAFVRVNVHAGARVTDQGVVEGRAHETMRLRDRLQADVAVLADVGVKHSAPLGPEDLAGATHDVVDRGLADAVVVSGSGTGRAVDEERLRTVAAAADALGVPTFVGSGVTEETVGDLLSVADGVVVGSALKRGDVSSPVDEARVAALVRAARE, translated from the coding sequence ATGCACGACTGGTTCACCGACGACCCCGTCGTCGGCATGGTCCACCTCCCACCGCTCCCGGGGGCGCCGCGATACGACGGCGACCGCGAGGCGATACGCGACCGGGCGCTCGCGGACGCCCGCGCGCTGGTCGACGGTGGCGTCGACGCCGTGCTGGTCGAGAACTTCGGCGACGCACCGTTCTACCCGGACGACGTGCCGAACCACACGGTCGCGGAGCTGACCGCGCACGTCGCCGCCGTCCGCGACGCGGTCGACCGTCCGGTGGGCGTCAACGTCCTGCGCAACGACGCGACGGCGGCGCTGTCGGTCGCCGCCGCCACGGGGAGCGCGTTCGTCCGCGTGAACGTCCACGCCGGCGCGCGGGTCACCGACCAGGGCGTCGTCGAGGGGCGCGCCCACGAGACGATGCGACTGCGAGACCGACTGCAAGCCGACGTGGCCGTCCTCGCGGACGTCGGCGTGAAACACAGCGCGCCGCTCGGACCCGAGGACCTCGCGGGGGCGACCCACGACGTGGTCGACCGCGGCCTCGCGGACGCCGTCGTCGTCTCCGGGAGCGGGACCGGTCGGGCCGTCGACGAGGAACGCCTCCGGACGGTCGCGGCGGCGGCCGACGCGCTCGGCGTCCCGACGTTCGTGGGGAGCGGCGTGACCGAGGAGACGGTCGGCGACCTGCTCTCGGTCGCCGACGGCGTCGTCGTCGGGTCGGCGCTGAAGCGGGGTGACGTCTCCTCCCCGGTGGACGAGGCGCGGGTCGCGGCGCTGGTACGGGCCGCCCGCGAGTGA
- a CDS encoding cupin domain-containing protein produces the protein MKKVALDEVRNEPNPLQVHEVRKPVSKVLDTSDFAMNYFELDAGESFSGGLHTHHDQEEVFYIQEGTATFEVRDDVDDETSEVDVGPDAAVRFAPGEFQQGVNKGEERVVGLALGAPGATHDWDDIESVVYCPDCGEETGHSLALVDGRFEMTCNECGYEHD, from the coding sequence ATGAAGAAGGTCGCCCTCGACGAGGTACGCAACGAACCGAACCCCCTCCAGGTCCACGAGGTCAGGAAACCCGTCTCGAAGGTGCTCGACACGTCCGACTTCGCGATGAACTACTTCGAACTCGACGCGGGCGAGTCGTTCTCCGGGGGCCTCCACACCCACCACGACCAGGAGGAGGTGTTCTACATCCAGGAGGGGACGGCCACCTTCGAGGTGCGCGACGACGTCGACGACGAGACCAGTGAGGTCGACGTCGGCCCCGACGCGGCCGTCCGCTTCGCCCCCGGCGAGTTCCAGCAGGGCGTCAACAAGGGCGAGGAGCGCGTCGTCGGCCTCGCCCTCGGGGCACCCGGCGCGACGCACGACTGGGACGACATCGAGTCGGTCGTCTACTGCCCCGACTGCGGGGAGGAGACGGGCCACAGCCTCGCGCTCGTCGACGGCCGCTTCGAGATGACGTGCAACGAGTGCGGCTACGAACACGACTGA
- the mvaD gene encoding phosphomevalonate decarboxylase MvaD yields the protein MKATARAHPIQGLVKYHGMRDPDLRLPYHDSISVCTAPSNTTTTVEFDAALASDDLTIDGDPVTGRAAERVTQVVDHVRSLAGIDDRVRFVSESSFPTNIGFGSSSSGFAAAAMALCTAADLGLTRPEISTVARRGSSSAARAVTGAFSHLRTGLNDEDCRSERIETDLEADLRVVAAEVPAYKETEEAHAEAADSHMFEARMAHIHGQIAEMRDALRRADFGDTFELAEHDSLSLAATTMTGPAGWVYWQPTTLAVFDTVRELRDDGVPVYFSTDTGASVYVNTTEEYVDRVEDAVSEHAPTRVWEVGGPARVLDESEALF from the coding sequence ATGAAAGCGACCGCGCGAGCTCACCCGATTCAGGGGCTCGTGAAGTACCACGGGATGCGCGACCCGGACCTCCGGCTCCCGTACCACGACAGCATCAGCGTCTGTACGGCGCCGAGCAACACGACCACGACCGTCGAGTTCGACGCCGCCCTCGCCTCGGACGACCTGACCATCGACGGCGACCCCGTCACGGGGCGGGCCGCCGAGCGCGTCACGCAGGTCGTCGACCACGTCCGGTCGCTCGCGGGCATCGACGACCGGGTGCGCTTCGTCAGCGAGTCGTCGTTCCCGACGAACATCGGCTTCGGCTCCTCCTCCTCGGGGTTCGCCGCCGCCGCGATGGCGCTCTGTACCGCCGCCGACCTGGGGCTGACCCGCCCGGAGATATCGACGGTCGCTCGCCGCGGGTCCTCCTCGGCCGCGCGCGCCGTCACGGGCGCGTTCTCGCACCTCCGCACGGGGCTGAACGACGAGGACTGTCGCTCGGAACGCATCGAGACCGACCTGGAGGCGGACCTGCGCGTCGTCGCGGCTGAGGTGCCCGCCTACAAGGAGACCGAGGAGGCCCACGCCGAGGCCGCCGACAGCCACATGTTCGAGGCGCGGATGGCGCACATCCACGGCCAGATCGCCGAGATGCGCGACGCCCTCCGCCGCGCGGACTTCGGCGACACGTTCGAACTCGCCGAACACGACTCCCTCTCGCTGGCCGCGACGACGATGACCGGCCCGGCCGGGTGGGTCTACTGGCAGCCGACGACCCTCGCCGTCTTCGACACCGTCCGGGAACTCCGCGACGACGGCGTTCCGGTGTACTTCTCGACCGACACCGGTGCGAGCGTCTACGTCAACACCACCGAGGAGTACGTCGACCGCGTCGAGGACGCGGTGAGCGAGCACGCGCCCACGCGCGTCTGGGAGGTCGGCGGACCGGCGCGGGTGCTGGACGAGAGCGAAGCGCTGTTCTGA